One window of the uncultured Paludibaculum sp. genome contains the following:
- a CDS encoding SGNH/GDSL hydrolase family protein codes for MKPTLLLLALAAALCAQTPAPDTSDAAKLKATLDRQTAQLKDWPNLNRYRADNAKVAPLAAGEERVVFMGDSITDGWGRRYGKFFTGKPYINRGISGQTTPQMLLRFRADVIDLHPKVVVILAGTNDISGNTGPMTLEETEANLMSMAELARANGIRVVLSALLPTCDYIRPQTERRPNEKIRELNTWMRGYAAGTGAVYLDYFTPSLDDQQVLKKELTYDGLHPNEAGYEVMGPLAQKAIDAALAK; via the coding sequence ATGAAACCGACACTCCTCCTGCTCGCCCTCGCCGCCGCCCTGTGCGCCCAGACCCCCGCCCCCGACACCTCCGACGCCGCCAAACTGAAGGCCACGCTCGACCGCCAGACAGCCCAGCTCAAAGACTGGCCAAACCTCAATCGCTACCGTGCCGACAACGCCAAAGTTGCCCCGCTCGCCGCTGGCGAGGAGCGCGTCGTCTTCATGGGCGACTCCATCACCGACGGCTGGGGGCGCCGGTACGGCAAGTTCTTCACGGGCAAGCCGTACATCAATCGCGGTATCAGCGGCCAGACCACTCCGCAGATGTTGCTGCGCTTCCGCGCCGATGTCATCGATCTCCACCCGAAAGTCGTCGTGATCCTTGCCGGCACCAACGACATCTCGGGCAACACCGGCCCCATGACACTGGAAGAGACCGAGGCCAATCTGATGTCCATGGCTGAGTTGGCCCGAGCCAACGGCATCCGCGTCGTTCTCTCCGCCTTGCTGCCCACCTGCGACTACATCCGTCCTCAGACCGAACGCCGCCCCAATGAGAAGATTCGCGAGCTCAATACCTGGATGCGCGGCTATGCGGCTGGCACCGGCGCAGTCTATCTCGACTACTTCACTCCATCGCTGGACGACCAGCAGGTGCTTAAGAAGGAGCTCACATACGACGGCTTGCATCCGAACGAAGCCGGATATGAAGTAATGGGGCCACTGGCACAGAAGGCCATCGACGCGGCGCTCGCGAAGTAG
- a CDS encoding alpha/beta fold hydrolase — protein sequence MRYQLLALAGFLATAAAQPKQDLDILLRLLPASNARITGRINATDKSWEDWQRRTGELPPDFSKLPKRPFLPDPFVDVSTSKPVRTRAEWAAQREHVRALYEKWVFGRIPPKPDNRNVTVQRETKDGALTIRDVLLEFGPEHKARLHVQLILPPGKGPFPVFLTNHPRTRAWVSTAVRRGYIGAVYQAMDPVYGFEDDSETFIEAYPDYDFSCLARWAWAGMRAVDFLQTVPEVDKARIAISGHSRNGKQALLAAALDERIGAIALSSGNTGEGNPWRFTTDAFFNESLDGITTNFPHWFHPRLRFFSGREDQLPIDQNLLMAMVAPRGLLLASAYSEGQGAPFGFEQAYRSVKRVYEWFGAPAKVGLSLRAGEHPTTAEDIEKYVDFFDIVFGRTTGKPPETWILGYDFDSWKRLSGESVAKPGTDPIRYLLGDEPAGLTYPAATAVKASAFSSDGWLADLYHRPLQISGAKYAPIAFGDDLKADLYLPASRVAQGQRVPVVIWLHPYSHATGYSRQGRRPIEEFVKRGFAVLAFDQIGFGTRIHQQLNFYRRYPHWSLLGKMVVDTRAAVAAVRALDLIDPGKVYLAGFSMGARVALWTAALEPNVAAIAMVGGFQPLKLSTSGDGSEGIRHFSHLHGLMPRMGFYLGRESQLPADDSDVLVRLGSRPVLLISGTLDHYAPVDQVRRGVAGRANVKLLTPEDFHRDTPASIATTADWLASLAQ from the coding sequence ATGCGGTACCAACTGCTCGCGCTCGCCGGTTTTCTAGCCACGGCTGCGGCCCAGCCGAAGCAGGATCTGGACATTCTGCTGCGGTTGCTGCCTGCGTCGAATGCTAGGATCACCGGCCGCATCAACGCGACGGACAAGAGCTGGGAGGACTGGCAGCGCCGGACCGGCGAACTGCCTCCGGACTTTTCGAAGCTACCTAAACGACCCTTTCTGCCGGATCCGTTTGTCGATGTGTCGACGAGCAAGCCGGTGCGCACCCGCGCGGAGTGGGCTGCGCAGCGCGAGCATGTCCGCGCCCTCTATGAGAAATGGGTGTTCGGCCGGATTCCGCCGAAGCCGGACAATCGGAATGTCACCGTTCAGCGCGAAACGAAGGATGGCGCGCTGACTATCCGTGATGTCCTGCTGGAGTTTGGCCCGGAACACAAGGCGCGGCTCCACGTGCAGCTCATCCTACCGCCAGGCAAAGGCCCGTTCCCCGTCTTCCTGACGAACCACCCGCGCACCCGGGCCTGGGTGAGCACGGCCGTGCGCCGCGGCTATATCGGAGCGGTCTATCAGGCGATGGACCCCGTCTACGGCTTCGAGGACGACAGCGAGACCTTCATCGAGGCCTATCCAGACTACGACTTCTCCTGCCTCGCCCGCTGGGCTTGGGCCGGCATGCGCGCGGTCGATTTCCTGCAGACGGTACCGGAGGTCGACAAGGCCCGGATCGCCATCAGCGGCCATTCGCGCAATGGCAAGCAGGCGCTGTTGGCTGCTGCCCTCGACGAACGTATCGGCGCCATCGCGCTCTCCAGCGGCAACACCGGAGAGGGGAATCCCTGGCGCTTCACCACCGACGCCTTCTTCAATGAGAGCCTGGACGGCATCACCACCAACTTCCCGCACTGGTTCCACCCGCGCTTGCGTTTCTTTTCGGGCCGTGAGGATCAGTTGCCCATCGACCAGAATTTGTTGATGGCGATGGTGGCTCCGCGCGGTCTGCTGCTGGCCTCGGCGTACTCGGAGGGGCAGGGCGCCCCATTCGGCTTTGAACAGGCCTATCGCAGTGTGAAGCGTGTTTACGAGTGGTTCGGAGCTCCTGCTAAGGTCGGCCTTTCCTTGCGTGCTGGCGAGCATCCCACCACGGCGGAAGACATCGAGAAGTACGTTGACTTCTTCGACATCGTCTTTGGCCGCACTACGGGCAAACCTCCGGAGACCTGGATTCTGGGGTACGACTTCGACAGCTGGAAGCGGCTGAGCGGAGAGTCCGTCGCGAAACCAGGCACGGACCCCATCCGCTACCTTCTTGGCGATGAGCCTGCCGGTCTCACTTACCCGGCTGCCACCGCCGTCAAGGCATCGGCTTTCTCCAGTGACGGCTGGCTGGCCGACCTCTACCACCGCCCCCTCCAGATTTCCGGGGCGAAATACGCACCCATTGCGTTTGGCGACGACCTCAAGGCGGATCTCTACCTGCCTGCTTCCCGCGTGGCCCAGGGGCAGCGTGTCCCGGTCGTCATCTGGCTGCACCCGTACAGCCACGCCACCGGATACTCCCGTCAGGGCCGCCGGCCCATTGAGGAGTTCGTGAAGCGCGGCTTCGCGGTCCTGGCGTTCGATCAGATCGGCTTCGGCACGCGCATCCACCAGCAATTGAACTTCTATCGGCGTTACCCGCACTGGTCGCTGCTGGGCAAGATGGTGGTCGACACCAGGGCCGCCGTGGCCGCTGTCCGCGCTTTGGACCTGATCGATCCCGGGAAGGTCTATCTCGCCGGGTTCTCAATGGGGGCGCGGGTGGCGCTCTGGACCGCCGCTCTGGAGCCGAATGTTGCTGCCATCGCGATGGTCGGAGGGTTCCAGCCGCTCAAGCTCTCCACGTCCGGCGACGGGTCGGAGGGCATCCGTCACTTCTCCCATCTGCACGGACTGATGCCGCGCATGGGATTCTACTTGGGCAGGGAATCGCAGCTTCCGGCCGACGATAGCGACGTGCTGGTGCGGCTGGGCTCGCGCCCGGTATTGCTGATCAGCGGGACGCTGGATCACTACGCTCCGGTGGATCAGGTGCGCCGCGGCGTGGCCGGCCGGGCCAATGTGAAGCTGCTGACGCCGGAGGACTTTCATCGTGACACGCCTGCCAGCATCGCGACGACAGCCGACTGGCTGGCCTCATTGGCTCAGTAG
- a CDS encoding pseudouridine-5'-phosphate glycosidase produces the protein MGHPEGMKSDQLWIAPRVRESKQPVVALESTIIAHGMPYPVNVETALAVERIVAAQGATPATLGILDGRIIVGLSTDEIERIATAGGVLKACERDIPIAVAHGANAATTAGASLAIAAAAGIAVFVTGGIGAVGPQASTDFDVSADLPAIAEYPVITVCAGAKAFMDIGATLEWLETHRVPVATWGSDEFPLFYSRRSGFSSGWRVESAAEVAAVHQAKRRLGLDGGLLVAVPLPEEQALPEEMTHSAIRESLRQAGEAGISGKALTPFLLSRIKELTGGRSLESNIALIRNNARVGGQIAAALAY, from the coding sequence ATGGGCCATCCTGAGGGGATGAAGTCCGATCAACTCTGGATCGCGCCCCGTGTACGGGAGTCCAAGCAGCCGGTTGTGGCACTGGAGTCGACCATCATCGCGCACGGCATGCCGTATCCAGTCAACGTAGAGACGGCCCTGGCCGTGGAGCGGATCGTCGCGGCACAGGGCGCGACGCCAGCCACGTTGGGCATCCTCGACGGCCGCATCATCGTGGGACTCAGCACGGACGAGATTGAACGGATTGCCACGGCCGGTGGAGTCCTGAAGGCCTGCGAACGCGATATCCCCATCGCCGTGGCGCATGGAGCCAACGCGGCCACGACCGCCGGCGCCAGCCTGGCGATCGCCGCGGCAGCCGGCATCGCGGTCTTCGTGACGGGCGGCATCGGCGCCGTCGGTCCGCAGGCGTCCACCGACTTCGACGTCTCCGCCGACCTGCCGGCCATCGCTGAGTACCCCGTGATCACCGTCTGCGCAGGCGCTAAGGCTTTCATGGACATCGGCGCGACCCTGGAATGGCTGGAGACGCACCGCGTACCGGTGGCTACCTGGGGCAGCGACGAATTTCCGTTGTTCTACTCGCGCCGCAGCGGCTTCAGCAGCGGCTGGCGGGTGGAATCAGCCGCCGAGGTGGCCGCGGTTCACCAGGCCAAGCGGAGACTTGGGCTCGACGGGGGCCTGCTGGTGGCCGTGCCCCTGCCCGAGGAACAGGCGCTGCCCGAGGAGATGACCCATTCCGCCATTCGCGAGTCGTTGCGACAGGCGGGCGAAGCCGGCATCAGCGGCAAGGCGCTCACGCCGTTTCTGCTCTCCAGGATCAAGGAACTCACCGGCGGGCGCAGCCTGGAGAGTAACATCGCGTTGATCCGGAACAACGCTCGCGTGGGTGGTCAAATCGCCGCTGCGCTGGCCTACTGA
- the gluQRS gene encoding tRNA glutamyl-Q(34) synthetase GluQRS, giving the protein MSYRGRFAPSPTGPLHAGSLVAAVASYLDARRHGGRWLVRIEDVDEPRTAAGAADVILRTLEACGLEWDEPVVYQSRRKSLYREALDDLIRIGEVFPCACTRKEIADSTISTTPGAEVPYPGTCRSRLPPGRAPRAWRVKVPDGLISFVDRRQGSQQQNLRRETGDFVVLRADGFFAYQLAVVVDDADQGITDVVRGEDLLASTPRQIYLQRLLGYPHPRYLHFPVVRNATGDKLSKQTGAAAIDPSQPGSALRTALLFLGIDPPPDLSPAEVLKWAILRG; this is encoded by the coding sequence ATGTCTTATCGCGGACGATTCGCACCTTCACCCACCGGGCCGTTGCACGCCGGCTCGCTGGTAGCCGCCGTGGCAAGCTATCTGGATGCACGGCGCCACGGCGGACGCTGGCTGGTGAGGATAGAAGATGTCGACGAGCCGCGTACCGCCGCCGGTGCCGCGGATGTCATCCTGCGCACACTGGAAGCCTGTGGGCTGGAGTGGGACGAGCCGGTGGTTTACCAAAGCCGGAGGAAGTCCTTATACCGCGAGGCGCTGGACGATCTGATCCGGATCGGTGAGGTGTTCCCGTGTGCCTGCACGCGCAAGGAGATCGCGGATTCGACCATCTCCACTACGCCCGGTGCAGAGGTTCCTTATCCCGGCACGTGCCGGAGCAGGTTACCGCCAGGCCGCGCGCCGCGCGCATGGAGAGTGAAGGTACCCGACGGCCTGATCTCCTTCGTTGACCGGCGGCAAGGGTCGCAGCAGCAGAATCTGCGGCGGGAGACGGGCGACTTCGTCGTCTTGCGGGCGGACGGCTTCTTCGCCTACCAACTCGCTGTTGTGGTGGACGACGCTGACCAAGGTATTACGGACGTTGTACGCGGCGAGGATCTGCTGGCTTCGACACCGCGCCAGATTTACCTGCAACGCCTGCTGGGGTACCCTCACCCGCGGTACCTCCACTTTCCCGTGGTCCGCAACGCAACCGGAGACAAGCTGAGCAAGCAGACGGGGGCCGCGGCCATCGATCCATCCCAGCCAGGATCCGCACTGCGAACTGCGCTGCTGTTTCTCGGAATCGACCCTCCGCCGGATCTCTCGCCCGCCGAAGTGCTGAAATGGGCCATCCTGAGGGGATGA
- a CDS encoding TonB-dependent receptor: MTEARRFKARLVLLACLTPCWGLAQTSGGIFRGEIRDVSGGGVAQVRIRIQCIDSGAESLAESSSEGIYSSSDLIPGVYQLSVSHPGFRSMTIGPVTLQVNQAVRVDFPLTVGDQADSVSVTADATQLVASESAEIAQVITHRQVAGIPLNGRHWQQLITLSAGVNPGSPGETGSPNAVNVNGQRTKANLFLVDGVSTTSSMQGRGNNFNIPLEAVREFSVQSGAYSAEYGNVAGGVVNVQSKSGTKDWHGSAFEFFRNDKLDAANFFSNATGQKKNSLRYNEFGGSLGGPLRRDRTFVFADYQGTIAANAAPMVTTVRPSAQRRGDFSALKDGRGVQIPIYDPFGPSLARTPFPGNVIPETVLDPAAVKISSLLPQPNQFGADGAPLAFNNYAVTRAADSDFKAFDVRLDHQFTPGSSAFARHSFQNTKAVVPSIFGLPLGGTIAGAGTTRARNQSTAIGHNYQITPMLINEFRAGLNRQTTALRQEDYGRNLADEFGIPGVNRSSDTSGLPAITVSGVFGAGGSILTPLQVAATNWNWSDKLLWIGGRHTLRFGVDGQHEMGSSGLRVFGRGWYTFLNLSTSTAAGPPGGDAFASFMLGAPYQILRDDYPPGLAGLSSTHTGLFAQDDFKVTPRLSLNLGLRYEIMPYAAERYDRLSNFDPATRTMLLAGKTTGRRLRATDYKNFAPRIGLAYSPFSDAVIRAGYGIGFIDPVGAAGILNSPQFNIPFYFRDNITQFPFLPPGRRLGSELPPLTVPSPDQPTGDQRYLVPGDRNQYSQTWSLSLQKAWTKALLLELAYVGTSGSRLLMTSNINAAPPGATNPVARRPFGSALGEIRAFSNGAHSTYHGMQARVEQHLSHGLYFLGAYTWSKSIDNQSTGTDDSAAGGQSPQNPANYSLDRAPSNFDRTHRMVVSLVWTLPFAARHPVWGGWQVSGVTDAQTGAPFSVLMPCASINAEGNNCRPNVLRDPALSGDQRTLARWFDPSAFAIPSPAAYGNSGRNLLRAPGSFNCDVAIAKSLPWGPSDQRRIRLRGEFFNVFNHANFGVPVHTVDSPAVGTISSAAPGRVIQLSARVEF, from the coding sequence GTGACGGAAGCTCGCCGCTTCAAGGCCAGGCTGGTTCTCCTGGCGTGTCTCACTCCCTGCTGGGGGCTGGCGCAGACGTCCGGGGGGATCTTCCGCGGCGAGATCCGAGACGTCTCAGGCGGCGGGGTGGCTCAGGTTCGGATTCGAATCCAGTGCATCGACTCGGGCGCTGAGTCGTTGGCCGAATCGAGTTCGGAGGGCATCTACAGTAGCTCCGATCTGATTCCGGGCGTCTATCAATTGTCTGTCAGTCATCCGGGCTTCCGGTCGATGACGATAGGGCCGGTGACGCTGCAGGTGAATCAAGCGGTCCGCGTGGACTTCCCGTTGACAGTGGGCGACCAGGCGGACTCAGTGAGTGTCACCGCCGACGCGACACAACTGGTCGCGTCGGAAAGCGCCGAGATCGCCCAAGTGATCACCCACAGGCAGGTGGCGGGCATTCCCCTGAATGGCCGGCACTGGCAGCAGTTGATCACGCTGAGCGCCGGCGTAAATCCCGGATCCCCTGGCGAAACCGGCTCGCCGAATGCGGTCAATGTGAACGGCCAGCGTACCAAGGCGAACCTATTTCTGGTGGATGGGGTCTCGACGACATCCTCCATGCAGGGCCGGGGCAACAACTTCAACATTCCGCTGGAGGCCGTGCGGGAGTTCTCCGTTCAATCTGGCGCGTATTCGGCCGAATACGGCAATGTCGCAGGTGGTGTCGTCAACGTTCAGTCCAAATCCGGCACGAAGGACTGGCACGGTTCCGCGTTCGAATTCTTCCGGAACGACAAGCTCGACGCCGCGAACTTTTTCTCCAACGCAACTGGCCAGAAGAAGAATTCGCTTCGCTATAACGAGTTTGGCGGCTCGTTAGGGGGGCCGCTGCGGCGCGACCGCACGTTTGTCTTTGCCGATTATCAAGGTACAATTGCGGCCAACGCTGCTCCAATGGTGACAACCGTGCGCCCCAGCGCGCAGCGCCGCGGCGACTTTTCCGCGCTCAAGGATGGTCGCGGAGTCCAGATTCCTATCTACGATCCGTTCGGGCCGTCGTTGGCACGCACGCCGTTTCCCGGGAATGTAATCCCGGAAACAGTACTCGATCCGGCGGCTGTCAAAATCAGCTCGCTACTGCCTCAACCGAATCAGTTTGGGGCGGACGGAGCGCCACTCGCGTTCAATAACTATGCGGTGACTCGCGCGGCCGATTCCGATTTCAAAGCGTTCGATGTACGCCTGGACCACCAGTTCACGCCCGGCAGTTCCGCCTTTGCGCGGCATTCGTTCCAGAACACCAAGGCGGTGGTCCCTTCGATATTCGGTTTGCCACTGGGCGGAACAATCGCCGGTGCCGGGACCACGCGTGCCCGCAATCAGAGCACGGCTATCGGGCACAACTATCAGATCACGCCCATGCTCATCAATGAATTCCGGGCTGGCCTGAATCGCCAAACGACTGCGCTACGGCAGGAAGACTACGGGCGCAACCTGGCTGACGAGTTCGGCATTCCTGGCGTGAATCGCAGCTCCGACACGTCCGGCCTACCGGCAATCACGGTGTCGGGCGTATTCGGCGCCGGCGGCAGCATCCTCACGCCACTTCAGGTTGCGGCCACGAACTGGAACTGGAGCGACAAGCTGCTCTGGATCGGCGGGCGGCACACCCTCCGTTTTGGCGTGGACGGGCAGCATGAGATGGGCAGCAGTGGTCTTCGCGTGTTTGGACGCGGCTGGTACACATTTCTGAACCTGAGCACCAGCACCGCGGCCGGTCCGCCTGGCGGCGACGCCTTCGCCAGCTTCATGCTGGGCGCACCCTACCAGATTCTGCGGGATGACTACCCGCCTGGGCTGGCCGGTTTGTCGTCGACGCACACCGGACTGTTCGCGCAGGACGACTTCAAAGTCACTCCGCGGCTGTCGCTGAACTTGGGCTTGCGCTACGAGATTATGCCCTACGCGGCGGAACGGTACGACCGCCTGTCGAACTTCGACCCGGCGACGCGCACGATGCTGCTGGCCGGCAAAACCACCGGCAGGCGGCTGCGGGCCACCGACTACAAGAACTTCGCGCCGCGCATCGGTCTGGCCTATAGCCCGTTCAGCGATGCTGTGATTCGAGCCGGATACGGCATCGGTTTCATCGACCCCGTGGGCGCGGCCGGCATCCTCAATAGCCCGCAGTTCAACATTCCGTTCTACTTCCGTGACAACATTACCCAGTTTCCGTTTCTGCCTCCAGGCCGGCGTCTTGGCAGCGAGTTGCCGCCGCTGACTGTTCCCTCGCCCGACCAGCCGACCGGCGACCAACGCTATCTGGTTCCAGGCGACCGCAATCAGTATTCGCAGACCTGGAGCCTGAGCCTGCAAAAGGCCTGGACAAAGGCTCTGCTCCTCGAGCTGGCCTATGTGGGCACCAGCGGGAGCCGGTTGCTGATGACGTCCAACATCAATGCCGCGCCGCCGGGCGCGACGAACCCGGTGGCGCGCCGCCCCTTTGGTTCGGCCCTCGGCGAGATTCGCGCGTTTTCGAACGGCGCCCATTCCACATATCACGGAATGCAGGCGCGCGTGGAACAGCACCTGTCGCATGGCCTGTACTTTCTCGGCGCCTACACCTGGTCGAAGTCCATCGACAACCAAAGTACGGGCACGGATGATTCCGCCGCGGGAGGCCAATCGCCGCAGAACCCCGCGAACTACTCCCTCGACCGTGCGCCTTCGAACTTCGATCGGACACACCGCATGGTGGTGAGTCTGGTGTGGACGCTGCCGTTCGCCGCGCGTCACCCCGTATGGGGTGGCTGGCAGGTAAGTGGAGTGACTGACGCGCAGACAGGCGCTCCATTCAGCGTGCTGATGCCTTGCGCCTCCATCAACGCGGAGGGCAACAACTGTAGGCCCAATGTGTTGAGGGATCCCGCGCTTTCTGGAGACCAGCGGACACTGGCCAGGTGGTTCGATCCCTCCGCATTCGCCATTCCCTCTCCGGCTGCCTATGGCAATTCCGGCCGCAATCTGCTGCGTGCGCCCGGCAGCTTCAACTGCGACGTGGCCATCGCCAAGTCATTACCATGGGGGCCCAGCGATCAGCGCAGAATCCGGCTTCGCGGCGAGTTCTTCAACGTCTTCAATCACGCGAATTTCGGGGTGCCCGTGCACACTGTGGACTCGCCCGCCGTCGGGACCATTTCGTCGGCGGCGCCCGGACGAGTGATCCAGTTGAGCGCGCGAGTGGAGTTTTAG
- a CDS encoding ATP-binding protein produces the protein MRKWLARVRDRSRAWRSSTWFRVLLPLIAVFLAALAHIAVALVVGVKSDFPFAFFYLIAVFIVAWVGGPISGTVACLLTMVGVPLAASPEFKLAKLDIVRLGILVGVSLLISWVARVQRRMQERLRAANQELDSRVEARTNELANTVQLLQAEVEERKRTESALRESEQRVDWTLEAAGIGRWDLEISTGKVQRSRRYEQIFGYGAPQDDWTSDTLLRHVHPDDQTKVVQAAQAAVVSGRSFELDVRITRSDGEKRWIWLQGKVLHDDAGKAVHMLGSVRDITPQKLAETRLRTQLARLNLLDHITRGIAERQDLRSIFQVVIRSLEDNLPIDFGCICLYDPGASSLEVTCVGVRSEALAMDLAMSENAQIPIDANGLSRCVSGQLVYEPDVTLLDFPFPKRIAQGGLKSLVAAPLLAEGKVFGVMVAARRESHAFESTDCEFLRQLSEHVALASTQAQIRAALQDTYDELRRSQQSIMQQERLRALGQMASGIAHDINNAVSPVALYTESLLDNEPNLSPRTRQYLETTQRAIEDVVETVARMREFYRQQEPQQELTPVHVGTLVQQVLNLTQARWVDMAQRRGATIHAVADLAPDVPAISGIESEIREALTNLILNAVDAMPNGGDLTVRTRYCPAGARPAQVHLEVSDTGIGMDEDTLRRCLEPFFTTKGQRGTGLGLAMVYGVAQRHDAQIEFDSAVGLGTTARMVFPVRESATPAPELAAQRSLTPLRLRILVVDDDPLLLKSLRDTLEADGHSVTMANGGHEGIGAFQAALDQGEPFAIVITDLGMPYIDGRKVAAAVKGASHSTPIILLTGWGQRLLAEGDVPPHVDRVLSKPPKLRDLRVVLAECVAEAGLKSGQDHGE, from the coding sequence ATGCGAAAGTGGCTAGCCAGGGTCCGTGACCGCAGTCGCGCTTGGCGGAGTTCGACGTGGTTCCGAGTGCTGCTGCCTCTTATCGCCGTGTTCCTTGCCGCGCTCGCGCATATTGCAGTCGCGCTGGTTGTAGGCGTCAAGAGCGACTTCCCATTCGCATTCTTCTACCTCATCGCAGTCTTTATTGTGGCGTGGGTGGGTGGGCCGATCTCCGGAACGGTTGCGTGTCTGTTGACCATGGTGGGCGTGCCCCTGGCGGCGAGCCCGGAGTTCAAACTGGCAAAGCTGGATATTGTGCGGTTGGGTATCCTTGTTGGCGTCTCGCTACTCATCAGTTGGGTGGCCCGTGTCCAGCGGCGCATGCAGGAGAGGCTGCGGGCGGCAAACCAGGAACTGGACAGCCGCGTGGAGGCCCGCACGAACGAGCTGGCCAATACGGTCCAGCTACTTCAGGCGGAGGTAGAAGAGCGCAAGCGGACGGAGAGTGCGCTACGCGAGAGCGAGCAGCGCGTGGACTGGACCCTGGAAGCCGCCGGCATCGGCCGGTGGGACCTTGAGATCAGTACGGGCAAGGTGCAGCGATCGCGGCGCTACGAGCAGATCTTCGGGTATGGGGCCCCGCAGGACGACTGGACGTCCGACACCCTGCTGCGACATGTTCATCCGGACGATCAAACTAAGGTCGTGCAGGCCGCGCAGGCGGCCGTCGTCAGCGGGCGATCGTTCGAACTCGATGTCCGCATCACCCGTTCTGACGGGGAGAAGCGTTGGATTTGGCTGCAAGGGAAAGTACTTCATGACGACGCAGGGAAGGCCGTTCACATGCTGGGCAGCGTCCGCGATATCACGCCCCAGAAACTGGCCGAGACTCGACTGCGTACTCAACTGGCTCGGCTGAACCTTCTGGACCACATTACTCGCGGCATCGCGGAGCGTCAGGATCTGCGCAGCATCTTCCAGGTGGTGATTCGCAGTCTGGAGGACAACCTCCCCATCGATTTTGGCTGCATCTGCCTTTACGATCCGGGCGCTTCATCGTTGGAAGTCACCTGTGTCGGCGTGCGCAGTGAGGCGCTGGCGATGGACCTCGCCATGAGCGAGAACGCCCAGATCCCCATTGATGCGAACGGGCTGTCCCGCTGCGTGTCGGGCCAGTTGGTGTATGAGCCGGATGTGACCCTGCTGGACTTCCCGTTTCCAAAGCGCATCGCCCAGGGTGGCCTGAAGTCGCTGGTGGCGGCGCCGCTGCTCGCGGAAGGCAAGGTGTTTGGCGTGATGGTCGCGGCACGGAGGGAGTCGCATGCCTTCGAAAGCACCGATTGCGAATTCCTGCGTCAGCTCAGTGAACATGTCGCCCTCGCATCCACCCAGGCGCAGATCCGCGCTGCGCTGCAGGATACGTACGATGAGCTGCGCCGGAGCCAGCAGTCGATCATGCAACAGGAGCGGCTGCGAGCCCTGGGCCAGATGGCCAGCGGGATCGCGCACGACATCAACAACGCTGTCTCCCCGGTTGCGCTCTACACCGAGTCCCTGCTGGACAACGAGCCCAACCTCAGCCCGCGTACCCGTCAGTACCTGGAGACCACACAGCGAGCGATCGAGGACGTCGTGGAAACCGTGGCTCGGATGCGGGAATTCTATCGCCAGCAGGAGCCGCAACAGGAGCTCACGCCCGTGCATGTGGGCACTCTCGTCCAGCAGGTGTTGAACCTGACGCAGGCACGATGGGTCGACATGGCGCAGCGTCGCGGTGCAACCATTCACGCCGTGGCCGATCTCGCGCCCGATGTGCCCGCCATCTCGGGCATCGAGAGCGAAATTCGTGAGGCGTTGACGAATCTCATCCTCAACGCCGTGGATGCGATGCCAAACGGGGGAGACCTCACCGTCCGCACCAGATACTGTCCCGCGGGCGCGCGGCCCGCCCAGGTTCATCTGGAGGTTAGCGACACCGGCATTGGGATGGACGAGGACACACTACGTCGCTGCCTGGAACCGTTCTTCACGACAAAAGGTCAGCGCGGAACCGGTCTGGGCCTGGCCATGGTGTATGGCGTGGCACAACGTCACGATGCCCAAATTGAGTTCGACAGCGCGGTCGGTCTCGGGACCACCGCCCGAATGGTCTTTCCAGTGCGCGAGTCGGCCACCCCGGCGCCGGAACTGGCGGCGCAGCGAAGCCTGACGCCCCTGCGACTGCGAATCCTGGTGGTGGATGACGATCCTCTGCTGCTGAAGTCACTGCGCGACACACTGGAAGCCGACGGCCACAGCGTGACCATGGCCAATGGCGGACATGAGGGAATCGGGGCATTCCAGGCTGCCCTGGACCAGGGCGAACCATTTGCCATTGTGATCACCGATCTGGGTATGCCGTACATCGACGGACGAAAGGTGGCCGCTGCCGTGAAAGGTGCCTCGCACTCCACGCCCATCATCCTGCTTACCGGTTGGGGCCAGCGGTTGCTGGCGGAAGGCGACGTCCCACCCCATGTGGACCGCGTGTTGAGCAAACCACCGAAACTGCGAGACCTGCGCGTCGTGCTAGCGGAGTGCGTAGCCGAAGCCGGCTTGAAGTCAGGGCAGGACCATGGAGAATAG